A window from Fragaria vesca subsp. vesca linkage group LG5, FraVesHawaii_1.0, whole genome shotgun sequence encodes these proteins:
- the LOC101296203 gene encoding putative phagocytic receptor 1b-like, translating to MAKTMAVGGGGVPVIFIIAFLILCGAADLVSSDASNHRYKEGDVVPLYANKVGPFHNPSETYRYFDLPFCSPDAVKEKKEALGEVLNGDRLVSAPYKLEFLKHKDSEQVCKKSLTKEEVAKFRSAVNKDYYFQMYYDDLPIWGFIGKVDKENKDPSEYKTYLYKHIHFDILYNKDRVIEINVQTDPHALVDLTEDKEVDVEFLYTVKWRETNTPFDKRMDKYSHSSSLPHHLEIHWFSIINSCVTVLLLTGFLATILMRVLKNDFVKYAHDEEAAEDQEETGWKYIHGDVFRFPKHKSLFAAALGSGTQLFTLTIFIFILALVGVFYPYNRGALFTALVVIYALTSGIAGYTATSFYCQLEGTNWVRNLLLTGCLFCGPLFLTFCFLNTVAIAYTATAALPFGTIVVIVLIWTLVTSPLLVLGGIAGKNSKAEFQAPVRTTKYPREIPPLPWYRATVPQMAMAGFLPFSAIYIELYYIFASVWGHRIYTIYSILFIVFIILLIVTAFITVALTYFQLAAEDHEWWWRSFLCGGSTGIFIYAYCLYYYYARSDMSGFMQTSFFFGYMACICYGFFLMLGSVGFRAALLFVRHIYRSIKCE from the exons ATGGCCAAGACTATGGCGGTGGGAGGAGGAGGAGTTCCGGTCATCTTCATCATCGCCTTTCTGATCCTCTGCGGCGCCGCAGATCTGGTTTCCTCCGACGCCTCCAATCACCGTTACAAAGAAGGAGATGTAGTCCCGCTCTATGCCAACAAGGTCGGGCCCTTCCACAACCCCAG TGAAACCTACAGGTACTTTGATCTCCCGTTCTGCTCGCCAG ATGCGGTTAAAGAGAAAAAGGAAGCTCTTGGTGAAGTATTGAATGGGGATCGTTTAGTGAGTGCTCCTTACAAACTCGAGTTCCTGAAACATAAAGATTCAGAACAAGTTTGCAAAAAGAGTCTCACGAAGGAAGAAGTGGCCAAGTTCAGATCTGCTGTGAACAAGGATTATTACTTTCAAATGTATTATGATGACTTGCCCATCTGGGGCTTCATAGGGAAGGTTGACAAGGAGAACAAAGACCCAAGCGAGTACAAGACCTACCTCTATAAGCACATTCATTTTGATATCTTGTACAACAAGGATCGTGTGATCGAAATCAACGTTCAAACAGATCCTCACGCTCTAGTTGACCTTACTGAGGATAAGGAAGTTGATGTTGAGTTTTTGTATACAGTGAAATGGAGGGAGACAAACACTCCTTTCGATAAGAGGATGGATAAGTATTCTCACTCCTCATCACTGCCTCATCATTTAGAGATCCATTGGTTCTCCATTATCAACTCATGTGTCACGGTTCTACTCTTGACTGGGTTTCTTGCCACCATTCTCATGCGAGTGCTTAAGAACGATTTTGTCAA ATACGCCCATGACGAGGAAGCAGCTGAAGACCAAGAAGAGACTGGATGGAAGTACATCCATGGAGATGTATTTAGGTTTCCCAAACACAAATCTCTGTTTGCAGCAGCTCTTGGTTCTGGCACCCAACTATTTACACT TACGATCTTCATCTTCATACTTGCTCTTGTTGGTGTCTTTTATCCATACAACCGGGGGGCTTTATTTACCGCTCTAGTTGTAATTTATGCCCTCACATCGGGAATCGCAGGCTATACTGCAACTTCATTTTATTGCCAGCTAGAGGGGACGAACTGG GTTAGGAATCTGTTGTTGACGGGATGCCTCTTCTGTGGACCTTTGTTTCTCACATTTTGCTTTTTGAATACTGTCGCAATTGCTTACACAGCCACTGCAGCACTTCCATTTGGCACAATTGTGGTTATAGTTCTAATATGGACACTTGTTACATCACCTTTATTGGTATTGGGTGGGATTGCTGGAAAGAACAGTAAAGCTGAGTTCCAAGCTCCTGTTCGAACCACCAAGTATCCCAGAGAGATTCCACCTTTACCTTGGTACCGGGCAACAGTCCCTCAAATGGCAATGGCTGGTTTTCTGCCTTTCAGTGCTATTTATATTGAACTGTACTACATCTTTGCCAGTGTCTGGGGACACAGGATTTACACCATTTATAGCATCTTGTTTATCGTGTTCATCATTCTTCTGATAGTCACCGCTTTCATTACTGTGGCATTGACATATTTCCAACTAGCTGCTGAGGACCATGAGTGGTGGTGGAG ATCTTTTCTCTGTGGTGGATCGACGGGCATATTTATCTATGCCTACTGTTTGTATTACTACTACGCCCGCTCTGATATGTCTGGATTTATGCAAACATCCTTCTTCTTTGGTTACATGGCATGTATCTGCTATGGTTTCTTCCTCATGCTTGGATCTGTAGGCTTCCGGGCAGCTTTGCTTTTTGTCCGTCACATATACCGATCCATTAAGTGCGAGTAA